From Synoicihabitans lomoniglobus, the proteins below share one genomic window:
- the rho gene encoding transcription termination factor Rho, with the protein MAKSTENAAEAPPESNDNPPATEAPEKDSNLVEVSGILDIDKQKGGNGVLLDLARYGKRRPSDVFVPKELIRRFKLRQGSEIKGTAFPAEGRFPNPKMKFIDSVDGMSIEERKAQWDFLNFTTLSPEERLKLETKDGRMTTRAVDLFCPIGKGTRGLIVAPPRTGKTTILRDMALGVIENHPECHVMILLVDERPEEVTDFKRSVDAEVWASSNDEQVQNHIRIADMAIERAKRLVECGKDVVLLLDSLTRLSRAHNTQRNSGRTGSGGLDVRALEKPRQLFASARNTEEAGSLTIVASILVETGSRMDDVIFQEFKGTGNSDLVLDRKCAEMRIWPAINIQASGTRKEELLMTPEELDCIHFFRRALVQQKIEEATETMTSRLSKTKTNAEFLKLIAR; encoded by the coding sequence ATGGCAAAATCCACCGAAAACGCCGCTGAGGCACCGCCCGAGTCGAACGACAATCCACCTGCAACCGAAGCTCCCGAGAAGGATTCCAATCTCGTGGAAGTGTCGGGCATTCTCGACATCGACAAACAAAAGGGCGGCAACGGCGTCCTCCTCGACCTCGCCCGCTACGGCAAACGCCGTCCGTCGGATGTTTTCGTGCCGAAGGAGCTGATCCGTCGCTTCAAGCTGCGCCAAGGTAGTGAAATCAAAGGCACGGCGTTTCCGGCCGAGGGGCGCTTCCCCAATCCGAAGATGAAGTTCATCGATTCGGTCGACGGCATGTCGATCGAGGAGCGCAAAGCCCAGTGGGACTTCCTCAACTTCACCACGCTCTCCCCCGAGGAACGCCTCAAACTCGAGACCAAGGACGGTCGCATGACCACCCGGGCGGTCGACTTGTTTTGCCCCATCGGCAAAGGCACCCGCGGCCTCATCGTCGCCCCGCCCCGCACCGGCAAGACGACCATCCTGCGCGACATGGCCCTCGGCGTGATCGAAAACCACCCGGAGTGTCACGTCATGATCCTGCTCGTTGACGAGCGCCCCGAGGAAGTCACCGATTTCAAACGCAGTGTGGATGCCGAAGTCTGGGCCTCCTCCAATGACGAACAGGTGCAAAACCACATCCGCATCGCCGACATGGCGATCGAGCGGGCCAAACGTCTCGTCGAATGCGGCAAGGATGTCGTGCTGTTGCTCGACTCGCTCACCCGCCTTTCCCGCGCTCACAACACCCAGCGCAACTCCGGTCGCACGGGCTCCGGCGGTCTGGACGTGCGGGCATTGGAAAAACCCCGCCAACTCTTCGCCTCGGCCCGCAATACCGAGGAAGCCGGCTCGCTCACCATCGTGGCCTCCATCCTCGTGGAAACCGGCAGCCGCATGGACGACGTGATTTTCCAGGAATTCAAAGGCACCGGCAACAGCGACCTCGTGCTCGACCGCAAATGCGCCGAAATGCGCATCTGGCCCGCGATCAACATTCAGGCGTCCGGCACCCGTAAGGAAGAGCTGTTGATGACGCCCGAGGAGCTCGATTGCATCCATTTCTTCCGTCGTGCCCTCGTGCAACAGAAGATCGAGGAAGCGACCGAGACCATGACCTCCCGCCTCTCCAAAACCAAGACCAACGCGGAATTCCTCAAGCTGATCGCCCGTTGA